The following proteins are co-located in the Brienomyrus brachyistius isolate T26 unplaced genomic scaffold, BBRACH_0.4 scaffold35, whole genome shotgun sequence genome:
- the LOC125721880 gene encoding serine/arginine repetitive matrix protein 2-like isoform X33, with protein sequence MTMHYVGQNILICTSSDPVHDTAEIPSTQAWEPKLEETEVAVSTDCPPSQDPVHYTAEAPSPQALKPKLEETEVAVSTDCPPSQDPVHDTAETPSTQAWEPKLEETEVAVSTDCPPSPEPVHDTAEAPSPQALEPKLEETEVAMSTDCPPSPEPVYYTAETPSPQALEPEMYEIEVELSSDHEDDQALNLRKRGTAKKPGSQKKQKKHAGVHKTSRNERVLSEDESTDNSEVDVRPPNGRPLGTAIQLLSQKKQKKHAGVHKTSRNKRVLSEGESTDNSEAEEERPSKQRKLGTAKKQGSQKKKKHAGVHKTSRNERVLSEDESTDNSEAEEERPSKQRKLGTAKKQGSQKKKKHAGVHKTGRNERVLSEDESTDNSEAEEERPSKQRKLGTAKKQGSQKKQKKHAGVHKTSRNERVLSEDESTDNSEAEEGRPSKRQKLGTAKKQGSQKKKKHAGVHKTGRNERVLSEDESTDNSEAEEERPSKQRKLGTAKKQGSQKKQKKHAGVHKTSRNERVLSEDESTDNSEAEEERPSKQRKLGTAKKQGSQKKVHHRSSQEPELQESSRSEEDHENALEWEYQEDIECEGDAEDELILKYRTRNSNNQKAPRRPQQIPRKLFMPTNEIKWSSSPDIAQPYCPATLHKVPGPTKLAVRQVSDIRSAFELFISKSIQKDLLKMTNLEGKRIYRKQWKDMDDVDMHAFYGVLILSSVYKSKREKPRSLWDPKTGRPIFSAVMSWMDFNKCTNCLRFDKWKKECARQQEDELAEIQPVWDKWVEQLPLMYNPGSNVTVDERLIKFKGRCSFKQYMPSKLARYGIKIWAACDAASSYAWNMQICTEKAKDVISKRDQGMRVMFDMTQGLSGHHITCGGFFTSYDLGQKLLKRNMTMVGPILRKKPELPPEISTLKERKVTSSEFLYTANTTLVSYISRKGKNVILMSTLHREGQISDREDKKPEMILHYNATKGGVDNLDRLMACYSCQRKTLRWPHMIFYNMMDISAYNAFVIWLAIQPDWEKSNSNKRWRLFLEELGRELVLPHIQRTERIPRAPAAALVIRRFRVEAAVTTGAGFNPPLPTAAAGGVLEKRCQDCPPWKDATTASVCTTCKRFICVKHRVKLCFGCV encoded by the exons ATGACAATGCATTACGTGGGTCAGAACATTCTCATCTGCACATCTTCAGATCCAGTACATGACACGGCTGAAATACCTTCAACACAAGCCTGGGAGCCAAAATTGGAAGAAACTGAG GTTGCCGTGTCGACAGACTGCCCGCCTTCCCAAG ATCCAGTACATTACACTGCCGAAGCACCTTCACCACAAGCCTTGAAGCCAAAATTGGAAGAGACTGAG GTTGCTGTGTCGACAGACTGCCCGCCTTCCCAAG ATCCAGTACATGACACGGCTGAAACACCTTCAACACAAGCCTGGGAGCCAAAATTAGAAGAAACTGAG GTTGCCGTGTCGACAGACTGCCCGCCTTCCCCAG AGCCAGTACATGACACGGCTGAAGCACCTTCACCACAAGCCTTGGAGCCAAAATTGGAAGAGACTGAG GTTGCCATGTCGACAGACTGCCCGCCTTCCCCAG AGCCAGTATATTACACGGCTGAAACACCTTCCCCACAAGCCCTGGAACCGGAAATGTATGAGATTGAG GTGGAGCTGTCCTCAGATCATGAAGATGATCAGGCGTTGAATCTGCGAAAACGGGGCACTGCGAAAAAACCAGGCTCCCAAAAAAAG CAGAAAAAGCATGCTGGAGTGCATAAAACAAGCCGAAACGAGAGAGTCCTCTCAGAGGATGAAAGCACAGACAACTCAGAAGTTGATGTGAGGCCACCGAACGGGCGACCACTGGGCACTGCAATTCAACTCCTCTCCCAAAAAAAG CAGAAAAAGCATGCTGGAGTGCATAAAACAAGCCGAAACAAGAGAGTCCTCTCAGAGGGTGAAAGCACAGACAACTCAGAAGCTGAAGAGGAAAGACCATCAAAACAACGAAAACTGGGCACTGCAAAAAAACAAGGCTCCCAAAAAAAG AAAAAGCATGCTGGAGTGCATAAAACAAGCCGAAACGAGAGAGTCCTCTCAGAGGATGAAAGCACAGACAACTCAGAAGCTGAAGAGGAAAGACCATCAAAACAACGAAAACTGGGCACTGCAAAAAAACAAGGCTCCCAAAAAAAG AAAAAGCATGCTGGAGTGCATAAAACAGGCCGAAACGAGAGAGTCCTCTCAGAGGATGAAAGCACAGACAACTCAGAAGCTGAAGAGGAAAGACCATCAAAACAACGAAAACTGGGCACTGCAAAAAAACAAGGCTCCCAAAAAAAG CAGAAAAAGCATGCTGGAGTGCATAAAACAAGCCGAAACGAGAGAGTCCTCTCAGAGGATGAAAGCACAGACAACTCAGAAGCTGAAGAGGGAAGGCCATCAAAACGACAAAAACTGGGCACTGCAAAAAAACAAGGCTCCCAAAAAAAG AAAAAGCATGCTGGAGTGCATAAAACAGGCCGAAACGAGAGAGTCCTCTCAGAGGATGAAAGCACAGACAACTCAGAAGCTGAAGAGGAAAGACCATCAAAACAACGAAAACTGGGCACTGCAAAAAAACAAGGCTCCCAAAAAAAG CAGAAAAAGCATGCTGGAGTGCATAAAACAAGCCGAAACGAGAGAGTCCTCTCAGAGGATGAAAGCACAGACAACTCAGAAGCTGAAGAGGAAAGGCCATCAAAACAACGAAAACTGGGCACTGCAAAAAAACAAGGCTCCCAAAAAAAG GTACACCACCGTTCTTCCCAAG AACCAGAATTGCAAGAATCGTCAAGGAGTGAAGAAGACCATGAGAATGCGTTAGAATGGGAGTATCAAGAGGACATTGAATGTGAGGGTGATGCAGAAGATGAACTCATTCTGAAGTACAGAACTCGAAACTCTAACAACCAAAAAGCCCCACGGCGACCCCAGCAGATACCAAGAAAACTATTCATGCCCACTAATGAGATTAAATGGTCATCATCTCCAGATATTGCACAACCTTACTGTCCTGCTACATTACATAAGGTACCCGGGCCCACGAAATTGGCAGTGAGACAGGTCAGTGACATAAGGTCAGCATTTGAACTATTTATTTCCAAGTCAATCCAGAAAGACCTTCTGAAAATGACCAACCTTGAGGGAAAACGCATTTACCGTAAGCAATGGAAAGACATGGATGACGTGGATATGCATGCCTTCTATGGGGTCCTCATCCTCTCAAGTGTCTACAAATCAAAACGTGAGAAACCTAGAAGTCTGTGGGATCCCAAGACAGGAAGACCTATTTTCAGTGCAGTAATGTCATGGATGGACTTCAACAAATGCACAAATTGCTTAAGATTTGACAAGTGGAAAAAAGAATGTGCCAGACAACAGGAGGACGAGTTGGCAGAAATACAACCTGTGTGGGACAAGTGGGTTGAGCAGCTTCCACTTATGTATAATCCAGGATCCAATGTGACTGTGGATGAGCGCCTTATTAAATTTAAAGGCCGTTGCTCATTCAAGCAGTATATGCCGTCCAAACTAGCAAGGTATGGCATAAAAATCTGGGCTGCATGTGATGCTGCTTCATCCTATGCATGGAACATGCAAATCTGCACCGAAAAGGCAAAGGACGTAATCTCAAAGAGAGACCAGGGAATGCGGGTGATGTTCGACATGACGCAGGGCCTCAGCGGCCACCACATCACTTGTGGTGGCTTTTTCACATCATATGACCTGGGGCAAAAACTCCTCAAGCGCAACATGACTATGGTTGGCCCAATATTGCGCAAAAAGCCAGAGCTGCCGCCGGAGATTTCCACACTGAAGGAGAGGAAAGTGACATCCTCAGAGTTTTTATATACAGCCAATACTACTCTGGTGTCGTACATATCACGGAAGGGCAAAAATGTGATACTGATGAGTACACTGCATCGAGAGGGACAGATCAGTGACAGGGAAGACAAGAAACCGGAGATGATTCTGCATTATAATGCCACAAAAGGAGGGGTAGACAATTTAGACAGGTTGATGGCCTGTTACAGCTGCCAACGAAAGACTTTACGGTGGCCCCATATGATCTTTTATAACATGATGGATATATCCGCATACAACGCTTTCGTGATCTGGCTGGCAATACAGCCAGACTGGGAAAAAAGTAACTCCAATAAGCGTTGGAGATTGTTTCTAGAGGAGCTGGGAAGGGAACTTGTGCTTCCTCACATCCAAAGAACAGAGAGGATTCCAAGGGCTCcggcagctgctttggtgataaGAAGGTTTCGAGTGGAGGCTGCTGTAACGACAGGTGCAGGATTCAACCCTCCGCTGCCTACA GCTGCCGCTGGTGGTGTATTGGAGAAACGCTGCCAGGATTGTCCCCCTTGGAAGGACGCAACGACGGCTTCCGTGTGCACCACCTGCAAGAGATTTATCTGTGTGAAGCACAGAGTGAAGCTCTGCTTCGGATGCGTGTAG
- the LOC125721880 gene encoding nucleolar protein dao-5-like isoform X46: MTMHYVGQNILICTSSDPVHDTAEIPSTQAWEPKLEETEVAVSTDCPPSQDPVHYTAEAPSPQALKPKLEETEVAVSTDCPPSQDPVHDTAETPSTQAWEPKLEETEVAVSTDCPPSPEPVHDTAEAPSPQALEPKLEETEVAMSTDCPPSPEPVYYTAETPSPQALEPEMYEIEVELSSDHEDDQALNLRKRGTAKKPGSQKKQKKHAGVHKTSRNERVLSEDESTDNSEVDVRPPNGRPLGTAIQLLSQKKQKKHAGVHKTSRNKRVLSEGESTDNSEAEEERPSKQRKLGTAKKQGSQKKQKKHAGVHKTSRNERVLSEDESTDNSEAEEGRPSKRQKLGTAKKQGSQKKKKHAGVHKTGRNERVLSEDESTDNSEAEEERPSKQRKLGTAKKQGSQKKQKKHAGVHKTSRNERVLSEDESTDNSEAEEERPSKQRKLGTAKKQGSQKKVHHRSSQEPELQESSRSEEDHENALEWEYQEDIECEGDAEDELILKYRTRNSNNQKAPRRPQQIPRKLFMPTNEIKWSSSPDIAQPYCPATLHKVPGPTKLAVRQVSDIRSAFELFISKSIQKDLLKMTNLEGKRIYRKQWKDMDDVDMHAFYGVLILSSVYKSKREKPRSLWDPKTGRPIFSAVMSWMDFNKCTNCLRFDKWKKECARQQEDELAEIQPVWDKWVEQLPLMYNPGSNVTVDERLIKFKGRCSFKQYMPSKLARYGIKIWAACDAASSYAWNMQICTEKAKDVISKRDQGMRVMFDMTQGLSGHHITCGGFFTSYDLGQKLLKRNMTMVGPILRKKPELPPEISTLKERKVTSSEFLYTANTTLVSYISRKGKNVILMSTLHREGQISDREDKKPEMILHYNATKGGVDNLDRLMACYSCQRKTLRWPHMIFYNMMDISAYNAFVIWLAIQPDWEKSNSNKRWRLFLEELGRELVLPHIQRTERIPRAPAAALVIRRFRVEAAVTTGAGFNPPLPTAAAGGVLEKRCQDCPPWKDATTASVCTTCKRFICVKHRVKLCFGCV; the protein is encoded by the exons ATGACAATGCATTACGTGGGTCAGAACATTCTCATCTGCACATCTTCAGATCCAGTACATGACACGGCTGAAATACCTTCAACACAAGCCTGGGAGCCAAAATTGGAAGAAACTGAG GTTGCCGTGTCGACAGACTGCCCGCCTTCCCAAG ATCCAGTACATTACACTGCCGAAGCACCTTCACCACAAGCCTTGAAGCCAAAATTGGAAGAGACTGAG GTTGCTGTGTCGACAGACTGCCCGCCTTCCCAAG ATCCAGTACATGACACGGCTGAAACACCTTCAACACAAGCCTGGGAGCCAAAATTAGAAGAAACTGAG GTTGCCGTGTCGACAGACTGCCCGCCTTCCCCAG AGCCAGTACATGACACGGCTGAAGCACCTTCACCACAAGCCTTGGAGCCAAAATTGGAAGAGACTGAG GTTGCCATGTCGACAGACTGCCCGCCTTCCCCAG AGCCAGTATATTACACGGCTGAAACACCTTCCCCACAAGCCCTGGAACCGGAAATGTATGAGATTGAG GTGGAGCTGTCCTCAGATCATGAAGATGATCAGGCGTTGAATCTGCGAAAACGGGGCACTGCGAAAAAACCAGGCTCCCAAAAAAAG CAGAAAAAGCATGCTGGAGTGCATAAAACAAGCCGAAACGAGAGAGTCCTCTCAGAGGATGAAAGCACAGACAACTCAGAAGTTGATGTGAGGCCACCGAACGGGCGACCACTGGGCACTGCAATTCAACTCCTCTCCCAAAAAAAG CAGAAAAAGCATGCTGGAGTGCATAAAACAAGCCGAAACAAGAGAGTCCTCTCAGAGGGTGAAAGCACAGACAACTCAGAAGCTGAAGAGGAAAGACCATCAAAACAACGAAAACTGGGCACTGCAAAAAAACAAGGCTCCCAAAAAAAG CAGAAAAAGCATGCTGGAGTGCATAAAACAAGCCGAAACGAGAGAGTCCTCTCAGAGGATGAAAGCACAGACAACTCAGAAGCTGAAGAGGGAAGGCCATCAAAACGACAAAAACTGGGCACTGCAAAAAAACAAGGCTCCCAAAAAAAG AAAAAGCATGCTGGAGTGCATAAAACAGGCCGAAACGAGAGAGTCCTCTCAGAGGATGAAAGCACAGACAACTCAGAAGCTGAAGAGGAAAGACCATCAAAACAACGAAAACTGGGCACTGCAAAAAAACAAGGCTCCCAAAAAAAG CAGAAAAAGCATGCTGGAGTGCATAAAACAAGCCGAAACGAGAGAGTCCTCTCAGAGGATGAAAGCACAGACAACTCAGAAGCTGAAGAGGAAAGGCCATCAAAACAACGAAAACTGGGCACTGCAAAAAAACAAGGCTCCCAAAAAAAG GTACACCACCGTTCTTCCCAAG AACCAGAATTGCAAGAATCGTCAAGGAGTGAAGAAGACCATGAGAATGCGTTAGAATGGGAGTATCAAGAGGACATTGAATGTGAGGGTGATGCAGAAGATGAACTCATTCTGAAGTACAGAACTCGAAACTCTAACAACCAAAAAGCCCCACGGCGACCCCAGCAGATACCAAGAAAACTATTCATGCCCACTAATGAGATTAAATGGTCATCATCTCCAGATATTGCACAACCTTACTGTCCTGCTACATTACATAAGGTACCCGGGCCCACGAAATTGGCAGTGAGACAGGTCAGTGACATAAGGTCAGCATTTGAACTATTTATTTCCAAGTCAATCCAGAAAGACCTTCTGAAAATGACCAACCTTGAGGGAAAACGCATTTACCGTAAGCAATGGAAAGACATGGATGACGTGGATATGCATGCCTTCTATGGGGTCCTCATCCTCTCAAGTGTCTACAAATCAAAACGTGAGAAACCTAGAAGTCTGTGGGATCCCAAGACAGGAAGACCTATTTTCAGTGCAGTAATGTCATGGATGGACTTCAACAAATGCACAAATTGCTTAAGATTTGACAAGTGGAAAAAAGAATGTGCCAGACAACAGGAGGACGAGTTGGCAGAAATACAACCTGTGTGGGACAAGTGGGTTGAGCAGCTTCCACTTATGTATAATCCAGGATCCAATGTGACTGTGGATGAGCGCCTTATTAAATTTAAAGGCCGTTGCTCATTCAAGCAGTATATGCCGTCCAAACTAGCAAGGTATGGCATAAAAATCTGGGCTGCATGTGATGCTGCTTCATCCTATGCATGGAACATGCAAATCTGCACCGAAAAGGCAAAGGACGTAATCTCAAAGAGAGACCAGGGAATGCGGGTGATGTTCGACATGACGCAGGGCCTCAGCGGCCACCACATCACTTGTGGTGGCTTTTTCACATCATATGACCTGGGGCAAAAACTCCTCAAGCGCAACATGACTATGGTTGGCCCAATATTGCGCAAAAAGCCAGAGCTGCCGCCGGAGATTTCCACACTGAAGGAGAGGAAAGTGACATCCTCAGAGTTTTTATATACAGCCAATACTACTCTGGTGTCGTACATATCACGGAAGGGCAAAAATGTGATACTGATGAGTACACTGCATCGAGAGGGACAGATCAGTGACAGGGAAGACAAGAAACCGGAGATGATTCTGCATTATAATGCCACAAAAGGAGGGGTAGACAATTTAGACAGGTTGATGGCCTGTTACAGCTGCCAACGAAAGACTTTACGGTGGCCCCATATGATCTTTTATAACATGATGGATATATCCGCATACAACGCTTTCGTGATCTGGCTGGCAATACAGCCAGACTGGGAAAAAAGTAACTCCAATAAGCGTTGGAGATTGTTTCTAGAGGAGCTGGGAAGGGAACTTGTGCTTCCTCACATCCAAAGAACAGAGAGGATTCCAAGGGCTCcggcagctgctttggtgataaGAAGGTTTCGAGTGGAGGCTGCTGTAACGACAGGTGCAGGATTCAACCCTCCGCTGCCTACA GCTGCCGCTGGTGGTGTATTGGAGAAACGCTGCCAGGATTGTCCCCCTTGGAAGGACGCAACGACGGCTTCCGTGTGCACCACCTGCAAGAGATTTATCTGTGTGAAGCACAGAGTGAAGCTCTGCTTCGGATGCGTGTAG
- the LOC125721880 gene encoding nucleolar protein dao-5-like isoform X41, with translation MTMHYVGQNILICTSSDPVHDTAEIPSTQAWEPKLEETEVAVSTDCPPSQDPVHYTAEAPSPQALKPKLEETEVAVSTDCPPSQDPVHDTAETPSTQAWEPKLEETEVAVSTDCPPSPEPVHDTAEAPSPQALEPKLEETEVAMSTDCPPSPEPVYYTAETPSPQALEPEMYEIEVELSSDHEDDQALNLRKRGTAKKPGSQKKQKKHAGVHKTSRNERVLSEDESTDNSEVDVRPPNGRPLGTAIQLLSQKKQKKHAGVHKTSRNKRVLSEGESTDNSEAEEERPSKQRKLGTAKKQGSQKKKKHAGVHKTGRNERVLSEDESTDNSEAEEERPSKQRKLGTAKKQGSQKKQKKHAGVHKTSRNERVLSEDESTDNSEAEEGRPSKRQKLGTAKKQGSQKKKKHAGVHKTGRNERVLSEDESTDNSEAEEERPSKQRKLGTAKKQGSQKKQKKHAGVHKTSRNERVLSEDESTDNSEAEEERPSKQRKLGTAKKQGSQKKVHHRSSQEPELQESSRSEEDHENALEWEYQEDIECEGDAEDELILKYRTRNSNNQKAPRRPQQIPRKLFMPTNEIKWSSSPDIAQPYCPATLHKVPGPTKLAVRQVSDIRSAFELFISKSIQKDLLKMTNLEGKRIYRKQWKDMDDVDMHAFYGVLILSSVYKSKREKPRSLWDPKTGRPIFSAVMSWMDFNKCTNCLRFDKWKKECARQQEDELAEIQPVWDKWVEQLPLMYNPGSNVTVDERLIKFKGRCSFKQYMPSKLARYGIKIWAACDAASSYAWNMQICTEKAKDVISKRDQGMRVMFDMTQGLSGHHITCGGFFTSYDLGQKLLKRNMTMVGPILRKKPELPPEISTLKERKVTSSEFLYTANTTLVSYISRKGKNVILMSTLHREGQISDREDKKPEMILHYNATKGGVDNLDRLMACYSCQRKTLRWPHMIFYNMMDISAYNAFVIWLAIQPDWEKSNSNKRWRLFLEELGRELVLPHIQRTERIPRAPAAALVIRRFRVEAAVTTGAGFNPPLPTAAAGGVLEKRCQDCPPWKDATTASVCTTCKRFICVKHRVKLCFGCV, from the exons ATGACAATGCATTACGTGGGTCAGAACATTCTCATCTGCACATCTTCAGATCCAGTACATGACACGGCTGAAATACCTTCAACACAAGCCTGGGAGCCAAAATTGGAAGAAACTGAG GTTGCCGTGTCGACAGACTGCCCGCCTTCCCAAG ATCCAGTACATTACACTGCCGAAGCACCTTCACCACAAGCCTTGAAGCCAAAATTGGAAGAGACTGAG GTTGCTGTGTCGACAGACTGCCCGCCTTCCCAAG ATCCAGTACATGACACGGCTGAAACACCTTCAACACAAGCCTGGGAGCCAAAATTAGAAGAAACTGAG GTTGCCGTGTCGACAGACTGCCCGCCTTCCCCAG AGCCAGTACATGACACGGCTGAAGCACCTTCACCACAAGCCTTGGAGCCAAAATTGGAAGAGACTGAG GTTGCCATGTCGACAGACTGCCCGCCTTCCCCAG AGCCAGTATATTACACGGCTGAAACACCTTCCCCACAAGCCCTGGAACCGGAAATGTATGAGATTGAG GTGGAGCTGTCCTCAGATCATGAAGATGATCAGGCGTTGAATCTGCGAAAACGGGGCACTGCGAAAAAACCAGGCTCCCAAAAAAAG CAGAAAAAGCATGCTGGAGTGCATAAAACAAGCCGAAACGAGAGAGTCCTCTCAGAGGATGAAAGCACAGACAACTCAGAAGTTGATGTGAGGCCACCGAACGGGCGACCACTGGGCACTGCAATTCAACTCCTCTCCCAAAAAAAG CAGAAAAAGCATGCTGGAGTGCATAAAACAAGCCGAAACAAGAGAGTCCTCTCAGAGGGTGAAAGCACAGACAACTCAGAAGCTGAAGAGGAAAGACCATCAAAACAACGAAAACTGGGCACTGCAAAAAAACAAGGCTCCCAAAAAAAG AAAAAGCATGCTGGAGTGCATAAAACAGGCCGAAACGAGAGAGTCCTCTCAGAGGATGAAAGCACAGACAACTCAGAAGCTGAAGAGGAAAGACCATCAAAACAACGAAAACTGGGCACTGCAAAAAAACAAGGCTCCCAAAAAAAG CAGAAAAAGCATGCTGGAGTGCATAAAACAAGCCGAAACGAGAGAGTCCTCTCAGAGGATGAAAGCACAGACAACTCAGAAGCTGAAGAGGGAAGGCCATCAAAACGACAAAAACTGGGCACTGCAAAAAAACAAGGCTCCCAAAAAAAG AAAAAGCATGCTGGAGTGCATAAAACAGGCCGAAACGAGAGAGTCCTCTCAGAGGATGAAAGCACAGACAACTCAGAAGCTGAAGAGGAAAGACCATCAAAACAACGAAAACTGGGCACTGCAAAAAAACAAGGCTCCCAAAAAAAG CAGAAAAAGCATGCTGGAGTGCATAAAACAAGCCGAAACGAGAGAGTCCTCTCAGAGGATGAAAGCACAGACAACTCAGAAGCTGAAGAGGAAAGGCCATCAAAACAACGAAAACTGGGCACTGCAAAAAAACAAGGCTCCCAAAAAAAG GTACACCACCGTTCTTCCCAAG AACCAGAATTGCAAGAATCGTCAAGGAGTGAAGAAGACCATGAGAATGCGTTAGAATGGGAGTATCAAGAGGACATTGAATGTGAGGGTGATGCAGAAGATGAACTCATTCTGAAGTACAGAACTCGAAACTCTAACAACCAAAAAGCCCCACGGCGACCCCAGCAGATACCAAGAAAACTATTCATGCCCACTAATGAGATTAAATGGTCATCATCTCCAGATATTGCACAACCTTACTGTCCTGCTACATTACATAAGGTACCCGGGCCCACGAAATTGGCAGTGAGACAGGTCAGTGACATAAGGTCAGCATTTGAACTATTTATTTCCAAGTCAATCCAGAAAGACCTTCTGAAAATGACCAACCTTGAGGGAAAACGCATTTACCGTAAGCAATGGAAAGACATGGATGACGTGGATATGCATGCCTTCTATGGGGTCCTCATCCTCTCAAGTGTCTACAAATCAAAACGTGAGAAACCTAGAAGTCTGTGGGATCCCAAGACAGGAAGACCTATTTTCAGTGCAGTAATGTCATGGATGGACTTCAACAAATGCACAAATTGCTTAAGATTTGACAAGTGGAAAAAAGAATGTGCCAGACAACAGGAGGACGAGTTGGCAGAAATACAACCTGTGTGGGACAAGTGGGTTGAGCAGCTTCCACTTATGTATAATCCAGGATCCAATGTGACTGTGGATGAGCGCCTTATTAAATTTAAAGGCCGTTGCTCATTCAAGCAGTATATGCCGTCCAAACTAGCAAGGTATGGCATAAAAATCTGGGCTGCATGTGATGCTGCTTCATCCTATGCATGGAACATGCAAATCTGCACCGAAAAGGCAAAGGACGTAATCTCAAAGAGAGACCAGGGAATGCGGGTGATGTTCGACATGACGCAGGGCCTCAGCGGCCACCACATCACTTGTGGTGGCTTTTTCACATCATATGACCTGGGGCAAAAACTCCTCAAGCGCAACATGACTATGGTTGGCCCAATATTGCGCAAAAAGCCAGAGCTGCCGCCGGAGATTTCCACACTGAAGGAGAGGAAAGTGACATCCTCAGAGTTTTTATATACAGCCAATACTACTCTGGTGTCGTACATATCACGGAAGGGCAAAAATGTGATACTGATGAGTACACTGCATCGAGAGGGACAGATCAGTGACAGGGAAGACAAGAAACCGGAGATGATTCTGCATTATAATGCCACAAAAGGAGGGGTAGACAATTTAGACAGGTTGATGGCCTGTTACAGCTGCCAACGAAAGACTTTACGGTGGCCCCATATGATCTTTTATAACATGATGGATATATCCGCATACAACGCTTTCGTGATCTGGCTGGCAATACAGCCAGACTGGGAAAAAAGTAACTCCAATAAGCGTTGGAGATTGTTTCTAGAGGAGCTGGGAAGGGAACTTGTGCTTCCTCACATCCAAAGAACAGAGAGGATTCCAAGGGCTCcggcagctgctttggtgataaGAAGGTTTCGAGTGGAGGCTGCTGTAACGACAGGTGCAGGATTCAACCCTCCGCTGCCTACA GCTGCCGCTGGTGGTGTATTGGAGAAACGCTGCCAGGATTGTCCCCCTTGGAAGGACGCAACGACGGCTTCCGTGTGCACCACCTGCAAGAGATTTATCTGTGTGAAGCACAGAGTGAAGCTCTGCTTCGGATGCGTGTAG